ATGCAGGTACTGGTACCAGTGGTTTGGTTAATGGTAGTGCTACAACAGCTCAGTTTAATGAACCTATTGATGTGGTGATAGGTCTATCCACAAACCTATATATAGCAGATGCTTCTAATCATGTGATTCGCCAGATTACCGATACTGGATCTGTACTCACTCTTGCAGGATCTACGCAGGGATATGCAGATGGTGTTGGTACTGTGGCTCAATTTAGTTCTCCGTATGGAGTTACCCGAGATACCAATGGTAATATATATGTAGCAGACAAAGATAATCATCGTATTCGTAAAATTACTCCAGCAGGAGTCGTGTCTACCTATGCGGGTTCTGGTACTATGGGCTTAGTTAATGGTAATGCTGCAGTTGCCCAATTCAATGAATCTATCAACCTGTGTATAGATGGTTCGGGAACCATTTTTGTTACCGATTATAATAATGATTATATCCGTAAAATATTTGTTCAATAAATAATAACCCAAATAGGGTTTACTGTACTAAAAGTTTTACAACAAACCCTATTTAGCTTAAATAAGATGATATTATGAAAACTATAAAACTACTGTTGCTATGTACAGCAATATTACTACTATCCTGTAGTAAAGATGATGCCCCTGCTATTACACCGGTTAATAATGCCCCAGAGATCAAGGCACAATCTTTTAATGCCTCAGAGTCGGTAACAGATACAGATGTATTAGGTACTGTAGAAGCTACCGATGCAGATAAAGAGGAGCTAAGCTATAGCATTACTGCAAACAGCGATAATCTATTCGAAATCACTAAAGCAGGAGCATTAAGCCTAGTAACAGGAAAAACATTAGATTTTGAAACCAAAACTACACACGAAATCACTGTAGAAGTAACCGATGGTAAAGCCAAAGCAGCTGCAAAAATAACAATTACGGTTATCGATGTAGATGAAAATATGCCCCCTGTTATTGCAGATCAAACATTTAGTGTGGCAGAAAATATAAATGCAACAGATGTAATAGGTACTATTGTAGCAACTGATCCAGATGGCGATAATTTGACTTATACACTTACTAATCCAGATAACCCTACAACGGCATTTATTATTGAAGATGATAAGATAAAACTATCCCAAGGAGAGTCGTTAGATTTTGAAACTACAACTAGTCATGTTGTAACCATTACCGCAAGTGATGGAATACTTACGGCATCTGCACAGATTACTATTAATGTTACGGATGTAGTAGAAACAAGTACCGTAACAGTGAGTACTTTTGCAGGAAACTCTTCTGGGTATGTTGATGGTACGGGTACTGCAGCAAGATTTGCGCTTCCTTCAGGATGTACAGTAGATAGCCATGGTAATCTCTTTATTGCAGATGGAACTAATCATAGTATTCGTAAAGTTACCCCAGCTGGAGTAGTTACAACCTTTGCAGGAGGTTCTCCAGGATATGCTGATGGTACAGGTACTGCAGCAAAATTTAATTATCCATATGATATTGCTATAGATGCAAATGATAATCTTTATATAGCAGATTCTAATAACAATCGTATTCGTAAAATTACTCCTGCAGGAGTAGTAACTACACTTGCAGGTTCTGGGGCATCTGGATCAGCAAATGGTACAGGTACTGCAGCAAGATTTAATGGTCCTAGAGGGGTAGCAGTTGATGCTTCAGGGAATGTCTATGTTTCAGACTATGGGAATCATCGTATTCGTAAAGTTACTCCAACGGGAGTAGTAACAAATCTTGCAGGAGGACCTGTAGGTTTTGCAGATGGTACAGGACTTAATGCAAGGTTTAATCATCCATCTGGATTAACAGTAAACAGTAACGGAGATATATACGTATGTGATAACTCTAATCATCGCGTTCGTAAAATTACTCCAGCAGGAGTAGTAGCTACTATTGTAGGGAATGGTACAGCAGGTTTTCTTGATAATACAGGTACTTCTGCAAGATTTAGCTACCCTAGAGATATTACTGTAGATGCCAATGACAATTTGTACGTAACAGATTTTGGTAATCGTAGAGTTCGTAAAATCACACCTGCCAAAGTAGTTACTACTATTGCAGGTAATGGAGCTACAGGTTCTGCAGATGGTAATGGACCATCAGCAACATTCAATTCGGCTTATGGTATTGCTTTTGCAGGTTCAGGAATTTTTTATGTAACCGATAATGGAAGTAGCCGTATTCGTAAAATTGTCATTTCTAATAATCATTAAAAAAAGATAAACCAGACACTATTCTAAATTCTAATATTTGGGATAGTGTTGCTATGTTACCTTATAATTTTGAATACAATAAATTACTATAAAGAAAACTAAAATGAAAAAAATAACACTCTTAGGATTATGTATGTTCTTTTTTGTCTATACCCTAAAAGCACAGGGAGAGATAAAACATCAAACCCAACAACTAGAAGCTATACAAGTAGGAAATTACACGGCTTATTTAACACAGCAAAGCAGCAGTGGTACCTATGAAGGAGGTTTGGATGTATTACTATATAAAAT
The sequence above is a segment of the Aquimarina spinulae genome. Coding sequences within it:
- a CDS encoding cadherin domain-containing protein, which encodes MKTIKLLLLCTAILLLSCSKDDAPAITPVNNAPEIKAQSFNASESVTDTDVLGTVEATDADKEELSYSITANSDNLFEITKAGALSLVTGKTLDFETKTTHEITVEVTDGKAKAAAKITITVIDVDENMPPVIADQTFSVAENINATDVIGTIVATDPDGDNLTYTLTNPDNPTTAFIIEDDKIKLSQGESLDFETTTSHVVTITASDGILTASAQITINVTDVVETSTVTVSTFAGNSSGYVDGTGTAARFALPSGCTVDSHGNLFIADGTNHSIRKVTPAGVVTTFAGGSPGYADGTGTAAKFNYPYDIAIDANDNLYIADSNNNRIRKITPAGVVTTLAGSGASGSANGTGTAARFNGPRGVAVDASGNVYVSDYGNHRIRKVTPTGVVTNLAGGPVGFADGTGLNARFNHPSGLTVNSNGDIYVCDNSNHRVRKITPAGVVATIVGNGTAGFLDNTGTSARFSYPRDITVDANDNLYVTDFGNRRVRKITPAKVVTTIAGNGATGSADGNGPSATFNSAYGIAFAGSGIFYVTDNGSSRIRKIVISNNH